The following coding sequences are from one Pseudomonas mendocina window:
- a CDS encoding metal ABC transporter permease, translating into MSTFFEQLRLLIQGWAGAGYLPEALAYGFVVNALFAGLLIGPVLGGLGTLVVVKRFAFFSEAVGHAALTGVAIGILLGEPYTGPYGSLFGYCLLFGLLLNYLRNRTGLSPDTLIGVFLSVSLAVGASLLLVLAGRINIHILENVLFGSVLTVNAQDLAVLTLVSLLVMALTIPMYNRFMLASFNPQLASVRGVAVGPLDYLFVMLVALVTVAAVKVIGAILVGALLVIPAAAARLLSQSLKGFFWLSVLIATFCTLIGIFLPIALELPVPSGASIIIMAGIVFAGAAIARSLLPSLKGNLG; encoded by the coding sequence ATGAGCACGTTCTTCGAGCAACTGCGCCTGCTGATTCAGGGCTGGGCCGGTGCCGGTTATCTGCCCGAGGCATTGGCCTACGGTTTCGTGGTCAATGCCCTGTTCGCCGGCTTGCTGATCGGCCCGGTGCTGGGCGGCCTCGGTACCCTGGTAGTGGTCAAGCGATTTGCCTTCTTCTCCGAGGCGGTTGGCCACGCGGCACTGACGGGTGTCGCCATCGGCATCCTGCTCGGTGAGCCTTACACGGGCCCCTACGGCAGCCTGTTCGGATACTGCCTGCTGTTCGGTCTGCTGCTCAACTACCTGCGCAACCGTACGGGATTGTCGCCGGACACCCTGATCGGCGTGTTCCTTTCCGTATCGCTGGCAGTGGGCGCCAGCCTGCTGCTGGTGCTGGCCGGGCGTATCAATATCCATATCCTGGAGAACGTACTGTTCGGCTCGGTGCTGACGGTCAACGCCCAGGATCTCGCGGTGCTGACCCTGGTCTCGCTGCTGGTGATGGCCCTGACCATTCCGATGTACAACCGCTTTATGCTCGCCAGCTTCAACCCGCAACTGGCCAGCGTGCGCGGCGTTGCGGTGGGGCCCTTGGACTACCTGTTCGTCATGCTGGTGGCGCTGGTTACGGTGGCGGCGGTGAAGGTCATCGGCGCCATCCTGGTCGGGGCGCTGCTGGTGATCCCGGCTGCCGCCGCGCGGCTGCTCAGTCAGTCGTTGAAAGGCTTCTTCTGGCTGTCGGTACTGATCGCCACCTTCTGTACGCTGATCGGCATCTTCCTGCCCATCGCTCTGGAGCTGCCGGTGCCGTCCGGTGCTTCGATCATCATCATGGCTGGCATCGTCTTCGCTGGCGCCGCTATCGCCCGCAGCCTGCTGCCGAGTCTCAAAGGGAATCTGGGATGA
- a CDS encoding thiamine pyrophosphate-binding protein — protein MSKASTMPTTTLGRFWHKWRFHLNILLVIIPLAFMPKYFHQVALFRGDSGLGEREAGEVQVGPWSLRLAELFEEPPRLEGPAGYMKSFNAALCSACIDEVKATYLRIGKPRSLRAAGAIFFGSPYRMGASVPIPPRTKADAELWITMEGWDGSMHQASIPLAQASPATLTWLNRQGGKP, from the coding sequence ATGAGCAAGGCCTCGACCATGCCAACCACCACGCTGGGCCGTTTCTGGCACAAATGGCGGTTCCACCTGAACATCCTGCTGGTGATCATCCCGCTGGCCTTCATGCCCAAGTATTTCCACCAGGTCGCACTGTTTCGTGGCGATAGCGGCCTGGGCGAGCGGGAGGCGGGCGAGGTGCAGGTTGGCCCCTGGAGCCTGCGCCTGGCCGAGCTGTTCGAAGAGCCGCCGCGCCTGGAAGGGCCTGCCGGTTACATGAAGAGTTTCAACGCGGCGCTGTGTTCGGCCTGCATCGACGAGGTCAAGGCCACTTACCTGCGTATTGGCAAGCCGCGCAGCCTGCGTGCCGCCGGCGCGATCTTCTTCGGCAGCCCTTATCGCATGGGCGCTAGCGTACCGATCCCGCCGCGTACCAAGGCCGACGCCGAACTCTGGATCACCATGGAGGGTTGGGACGGTTCGATGCATCAGGCATCCATCCCGCTCGCCCAGGCCTCGCCCGCGACCCTCACCTGGCTCAATCGACAAGGAGGCAAGCCATGA
- a CDS encoding metal ABC transporter ATP-binding protein, protein MTAVETLPVTAVAGPSIDFADVSLELGRTRILERISFQVRAGSVHALVGPNGGGKSSLIKTLLGQMPHRGELSLDWPDAPGVIGYVPQALEFDRGLPMTVDDFMAAMCQVRPAFLGLSRRHAPAIEEALARVGMLDKRKRRMGALSGGERQRVLLAQGLVPAAQLLILDEPMAALDEPGMQVFERLLNDWRRAGVTVLWVEHDLQAVGRLADRVTGLNRRVLFDDAPQVALQPERLLQLFSSQSQAGGEGGV, encoded by the coding sequence ATGACCGCCGTCGAAACCTTGCCCGTCACGGCGGTCGCCGGTCCCTCCATCGACTTCGCCGATGTCAGTCTCGAACTCGGCCGTACGCGTATTCTTGAGCGAATCTCCTTTCAGGTACGTGCCGGTAGCGTGCATGCACTGGTCGGCCCCAACGGCGGCGGCAAGAGTTCGCTGATCAAGACCCTGCTTGGGCAGATGCCACACCGTGGTGAGCTGAGCCTCGACTGGCCGGATGCGCCAGGCGTCATCGGCTACGTGCCTCAGGCATTGGAGTTCGATCGTGGTCTGCCGATGACGGTGGACGATTTCATGGCCGCCATGTGCCAGGTACGGCCGGCCTTTCTTGGCCTGTCACGGCGCCATGCCCCGGCCATCGAAGAGGCGCTGGCACGCGTGGGCATGCTGGACAAGCGCAAGCGGCGTATGGGCGCATTGTCCGGCGGCGAGCGCCAGCGCGTGTTGCTGGCTCAGGGTTTGGTGCCGGCAGCGCAACTGTTGATTCTCGATGAGCCCATGGCCGCCCTGGATGAGCCCGGCATGCAGGTGTTCGAACGATTGCTGAACGACTGGCGTCGGGCGGGTGTGACCGTGCTCTGGGTGGAGCACGACCTGCAGGCGGTCGGGCGTCTGGCCGATCGCGTCACCGGCCTGAATCGCCGCGTGCTGTTCGACGACGCGCCGCAGGTAGCGCTGCAGCCGGAGAGGTTGCTGCAACTGTTCTCCAGTCAGTCACAGGCTGGCGGGGAGGGAGGCGTATGA
- a CDS encoding metal ABC transporter solute-binding protein, Zn/Mn family, whose product MNKVFVNLAAAIGALLVASMTVAAEPVRVLASLPITHGLGSILLQGTQAQLVRAAPANLPASRQVSFFTGRGAGALEKAARDADAVIALRSLWPDDPLYPLARRSNIRIVEVDGARPVDGALPGIALRPDGGNALAEQPWLSINNLGRMADVIAADLVRLSPNDAELIASNLAAIKQRLLTLSADSENRLAELDNLAVASLSPDFAYLTTSLNLDVVELPALAGGGKALLEQLKTTLEDNDVRLVLSDRKADEALASAIEAAGARLLVIDGQFDDPVTALAGIIEQVIEGLSQE is encoded by the coding sequence ATGAACAAAGTATTCGTCAATCTCGCCGCTGCCATCGGCGCGTTGCTCGTTGCCTCGATGACGGTGGCGGCTGAGCCCGTGCGGGTGCTCGCCAGCCTGCCGATCACCCATGGTCTCGGCTCCATTCTCCTGCAAGGTACGCAGGCGCAGCTCGTACGAGCGGCGCCTGCCAATCTGCCGGCCAGCCGCCAGGTGTCGTTCTTCACGGGGCGAGGGGCAGGTGCTCTGGAAAAGGCCGCGCGTGATGCCGACGCGGTGATCGCACTGCGTTCATTGTGGCCGGACGATCCGCTTTATCCATTGGCACGCCGCAGCAACATTCGCATCGTCGAGGTGGATGGTGCACGGCCCGTGGATGGTGCGTTGCCCGGCATCGCATTGCGCCCGGACGGTGGCAATGCCCTGGCTGAGCAGCCCTGGCTGAGCATCAACAACCTCGGCCGGATGGCTGATGTCATCGCTGCCGATCTGGTGCGCCTGAGCCCGAATGATGCCGAGCTGATCGCGAGCAATCTGGCGGCGATCAAGCAGCGTCTGCTGACGCTGAGCGCGGACAGCGAAAACCGTCTGGCCGAATTGGACAACCTTGCTGTTGCCAGCCTGTCGCCTGATTTTGCTTACCTGACCACCAGCCTCAATCTGGACGTGGTGGAGTTGCCGGCCTTGGCTGGTGGCGGGAAGGCCTTGCTCGAGCAGCTCAAGACGACGCTGGAGGACAACGATGTGCGCCTGGTGCTGAGCGACCGCAAGGCGGACGAGGCCCTGGCCAGCGCCATCGAGGCGGCTGGTGCACGGTTGCTGGTGATCGACGGGCAGTTCGACGATCCGGTGACGGCTCTGGCGGGCATCATCGAACAAGTGATCGAAGGCCTCTCTCAGGAGTAG
- a CDS encoding DUF6162 family protein, whose translation MSVQVIRPAGAGHETLYVFLVALAIVLLAGAVVMWRAEPEQSVAIAADQFDARRDLNAAEQGIHTDLLVALDEIHLYQEEEQALPEPQFLAEEGFPPFIADASAANRGSHAWQLLQTDAHAAYFGRSTAEAVAGSFLLRLDGDNTSVWLNRVALTEAPKDLRDQALTDDGWRQVASQFDAGVTRQHRH comes from the coding sequence ATGAGCGTTCAGGTGATACGTCCCGCCGGCGCAGGGCATGAAACGCTGTATGTGTTCCTGGTCGCCTTGGCCATCGTGCTGCTGGCAGGTGCGGTGGTGATGTGGCGAGCCGAGCCCGAGCAGAGCGTCGCGATAGCCGCCGACCAGTTCGACGCGCGTCGTGACCTGAACGCCGCCGAGCAGGGAATCCACACCGATCTGCTGGTGGCCCTCGACGAGATTCATCTGTACCAGGAAGAGGAACAGGCGCTGCCCGAACCGCAGTTCCTGGCAGAAGAGGGCTTCCCTCCCTTCATCGCTGATGCCAGCGCCGCCAATCGTGGTAGCCATGCCTGGCAGCTACTGCAGACCGACGCCCATGCCGCCTACTTCGGTCGTAGCACAGCCGAGGCAGTGGCAGGTTCCTTCCTGCTGCGCCTCGACGGTGACAACACCAGCGTCTGGCTCAACCGCGTCGCCCTGACCGAGGCTCCGAAGGATCTGCGCGACCAGGCGCTGACTGATGACGGCTGGCGCCAGGTTGCCAGCCAGTTCGATGCCGGCGTTACCCGGCAACACCGCCACTGA
- a CDS encoding metal ABC transporter substrate-binding protein: MSTLHRSPLRRRLLAAVLICLGAAVLPGLVNAAEGKRLRIGITLHPYYSYVSNIVGDKAEVVPLIPAGFNPHAYEPRAEDIKRIGGLDVVVLNGVGHDDFAERMIAASEKPDVALIEANAGVPLLAATGQAARGAGKVVNPHTFLSISASIAQVNTIARELGKLDPDNAKAYRQNARAYGKRLRTLRAQALGQLSQERGAELRVATIHGAYDYLLREFGLEVTAVVEPAHGIEPSPSQLKKTIDQLKELDVQVIFSEMDFPSTYVETIQRESGVHLYPLTHISYGEYTPRKYEEEMTRNLDTVVRAIQENGA; encoded by the coding sequence ATGTCGACCCTTCATCGCTCCCCATTGCGCCGCCGCCTGCTGGCAGCCGTTCTCATCTGTCTTGGCGCCGCAGTGCTGCCAGGCCTGGTCAATGCCGCCGAGGGCAAGCGCCTGCGCATCGGCATTACCCTGCATCCCTATTACAGCTACGTCAGCAACATCGTCGGCGACAAGGCCGAAGTGGTGCCGCTGATTCCCGCCGGCTTCAATCCGCATGCCTACGAGCCGCGTGCCGAGGACATCAAACGCATTGGTGGCCTGGATGTGGTGGTGCTCAATGGCGTGGGCCACGACGACTTCGCCGAACGCATGATCGCCGCCAGTGAGAAACCGGATGTGGCGTTGATCGAGGCCAATGCCGGCGTGCCCTTGCTCGCGGCTACCGGCCAGGCGGCGCGCGGGGCGGGCAAGGTGGTCAACCCGCACACCTTCCTGTCGATCAGCGCGTCCATCGCCCAGGTCAATACCATTGCCCGGGAACTGGGCAAGCTCGATCCGGATAACGCCAAAGCCTATCGGCAGAACGCGCGCGCCTACGGTAAGCGCCTGCGCACGCTGCGTGCCCAGGCGCTGGGGCAATTGAGCCAGGAGCGGGGGGCCGAGTTGCGTGTGGCGACCATCCATGGCGCCTACGACTACCTGCTGCGTGAGTTCGGCCTGGAAGTGACGGCGGTGGTCGAGCCTGCGCACGGTATCGAGCCGAGTCCGAGCCAGTTGAAGAAGACCATCGATCAGCTCAAGGAGCTGGACGTGCAGGTGATCTTCTCGGAGATGGATTTCCCTTCGACCTACGTCGAGACCATCCAGCGTGAGTCCGGGGTTCACCTGTATCCGCTCACGCATATTTCCTACGGCGAGTACACCCCGCGCAAGTACGAGGAGGAGATGACCCGTAACCTCGATACCGTGGTGCGGGCGATCCAGGAGAACGGTGCATGA
- a CDS encoding PepSY domain-containing protein, giving the protein MSKKSRSRIWFLVHSWLAMPVWFFLLIICVTGTLATVSQEIVWLANPDVRASKPSDDAQRLSYGQVLDAINRAEPETIVQWISRPQEDHFALTARVSYPDGTSPTLYVNPYSGAIQGVSPQFDFRQFTRALHGWWLVPFTNGFSWGWYLVSLMGLPMLASLITGLVVYKKFWRGFFKPTLRFNQGARIFWGDFHRLSGIWSIWFIAVISITGVWFLIQALLSDNHISISTEGIPPVVARDEVPLFEPGASVPRIDVDQAIEIAGASIPGLEASFIGLPGNAYSHISVWGRGWYPLMFQNASINPYNGNVDQTRLLSDRSALEFVTESMRPLHTGDFGGLWLKLVWFVFGLLLSMMVLSGLLIWSKRTVQATAALAKRKPRAAREPRPVPIRLDEVTEGQP; this is encoded by the coding sequence ATGTCCAAGAAGTCCCGTTCCAGAATCTGGTTCCTCGTCCATAGCTGGCTGGCCATGCCGGTCTGGTTTTTCCTGCTGATCATCTGCGTGACCGGCACCCTGGCCACGGTCAGCCAGGAAATCGTCTGGTTGGCCAACCCGGATGTGCGTGCCAGTAAACCCTCCGATGACGCGCAGCGCCTCAGCTATGGCCAGGTACTGGACGCCATCAACCGTGCCGAGCCGGAAACCATCGTGCAGTGGATCAGCCGGCCGCAGGAAGATCATTTCGCGCTCACTGCCCGGGTCAGTTATCCGGACGGCACTTCACCGACTCTCTACGTCAATCCCTACTCTGGTGCCATTCAGGGCGTCAGCCCGCAGTTCGATTTCCGCCAGTTCACCCGTGCCTTGCACGGATGGTGGCTGGTGCCGTTCACCAACGGCTTCAGTTGGGGCTGGTACCTGGTATCGCTGATGGGACTGCCGATGCTGGCGTCTCTGATTACCGGTCTGGTGGTCTACAAGAAGTTCTGGAGAGGTTTCTTCAAGCCAACCCTGCGTTTCAACCAGGGCGCACGCATCTTCTGGGGGGATTTCCACCGACTGTCCGGCATCTGGTCGATCTGGTTCATCGCCGTCATCTCCATCACAGGTGTGTGGTTCCTGATCCAGGCGTTGCTTTCCGATAACCACATCTCCATTTCCACCGAAGGCATACCACCCGTGGTGGCGCGCGACGAGGTGCCTCTGTTCGAGCCGGGCGCCAGTGTGCCGCGTATCGACGTCGATCAGGCCATCGAGATAGCCGGCGCCAGCATTCCCGGGTTGGAGGCCAGCTTCATCGGCTTGCCGGGCAATGCCTACAGCCACATTTCCGTCTGGGGGCGCGGCTGGTACCCGTTGATGTTCCAGAATGCCTCGATCAACCCCTATAACGGCAATGTCGATCAAACCCGCCTGCTGTCGGATCGTTCCGCCCTGGAGTTCGTCACCGAGTCGATGCGCCCTTTGCACACCGGCGACTTCGGCGGGCTGTGGCTCAAGCTGGTGTGGTTCGTCTTCGGCCTGCTGCTGAGCATGATGGTGCTCAGTGGTCTGCTGATCTGGAGCAAGCGCACCGTGCAGGCCACCGCTGCTCTGGCCAAGCGCAAGCCGCGTGCGGCTCGCGAGCCTAGACCGGTGCCGATCCGCCTCGATGAAGTCACGGAGGGGCAGCCATGA
- a CDS encoding Lrp/AsnC family transcriptional regulator, whose translation MQDKLSPIDRRILRLLQHNADLSAAEVAEKVELSQSPCWRRINRMQEEGLIERKVALLNHKRLGFGITVFVDIKLSAHGRGNLDEFEQAVVGYPQVLECYSMAGGSDYLLKVVAKDIADYERFLRDHLLQRPHVHEAHSHIAMSEVKRTTELPLD comes from the coding sequence ATGCAGGACAAGCTCAGCCCCATCGACCGCCGGATTCTCCGCCTGCTGCAACACAACGCCGACCTCTCGGCCGCCGAGGTGGCGGAAAAGGTCGAACTGTCGCAGTCCCCATGCTGGCGGCGGATCAACCGCATGCAGGAAGAGGGACTGATCGAACGCAAGGTCGCCCTGCTCAATCACAAGCGCCTGGGCTTCGGCATCACGGTGTTCGTCGACATCAAGCTGTCGGCCCACGGTCGCGGCAATCTGGACGAGTTCGAGCAAGCCGTGGTCGGCTACCCGCAGGTGCTGGAGTGCTACAGCATGGCCGGCGGCTCGGATTACCTGCTCAAGGTGGTGGCCAAGGACATCGCCGATTACGAGCGCTTCCTGCGTGACCACCTGCTGCAGCGCCCGCACGTGCACGAGGCGCACTCGCATATCGCCATGAGCGAGGTCAAACGCACCACCGAGCTGCCGCTGGATTGA
- a CDS encoding acylase, translating into MRAPRFLPCLAGALLCLALTSCARSVTTPQPAQQADIRWTSHGIPHITARDERSLGYGIGYAYARDNACLLADEIVTVRGERARYFGAQGQSSAQLDNLTSDFFFTWLNDAQSLRAFHDAQPEAIRQRLEGYAAGFNRFLREADGQTVSCLGEPWLRVIEVDDLLRLTRRLLVEGGLGQFAEALMNAAPPGQAALAADAASLARAGERRERLRFDKGSNAVAVGRQRSQDGKGMLLANPHFPWFGGLRFYQMHLTIPGQLDVMGAALPGLPVINIGFNRHLAWTHTVDTSSHFTLYRLQLDPQNPLHYLLDGQSRPLRKKTLSIQVRDEAGALSSLTRDIYESSHGPLLNWPGMLDWDGKQAYALRDANLDNTRVLQQWYEIDQAADVAGVRRAVERLQGIPWVNTLAADEQGEALYMNQSVVPYLTGEQLQGCVIAELAERGLPALRGDVADCEWRVDPRAAQPGITPAEELPVLVREDYVQNSNDSAWLTNPSVPLQGYSPLVSREGRPLGLRARFALQRLQGRQSLTADDLVHMVKDNRVYLFDLLRDDLAALCASERGEVVEQACATLAGWDGAANVDSGIGMLLFQHFAARFLALDDAWRVPFDPAAPLSTPRGFDPNDPRMRDALREAAREVAALGVDEDRGWGAVQVSSRGQERLAVPGGDGELGIYNAIQSHPVDGHLEVVGGSSYMQMVTFTEQGPMARGLLAFSQSADPASPHHADQTRLFSKQDWLLLPYRDEQIDADLRQRLLIQE; encoded by the coding sequence ATGCGTGCACCCCGTTTCCTTCCATGCCTGGCCGGCGCGTTGCTATGCCTGGCACTGACATCCTGTGCGCGGAGCGTTACGACGCCACAGCCGGCCCAGCAGGCCGATATCCGCTGGACATCCCATGGTATACCGCACATCACTGCGCGAGATGAGCGCAGCCTGGGCTATGGCATCGGCTATGCCTATGCCCGTGACAACGCCTGTCTGCTGGCTGACGAGATCGTCACCGTGCGTGGTGAGCGTGCGCGTTATTTCGGCGCGCAGGGGCAGTCTTCCGCGCAGCTGGACAACCTGACCTCGGACTTCTTCTTTACCTGGCTCAATGATGCGCAGTCCTTGCGGGCTTTTCATGATGCCCAGCCAGAGGCCATCCGCCAGCGCCTGGAGGGTTATGCTGCGGGCTTCAACCGCTTCCTGCGCGAAGCTGACGGGCAAACCGTCAGTTGTCTGGGCGAGCCCTGGTTGCGCGTCATCGAGGTCGACGACCTGCTGCGTCTGACTCGTCGCCTGCTGGTCGAGGGGGGGCTTGGGCAGTTCGCCGAGGCTCTGATGAACGCTGCGCCGCCTGGCCAGGCTGCCCTCGCTGCGGATGCAGCGTCTCTGGCCAGGGCCGGCGAACGACGTGAGCGTCTGCGTTTCGACAAGGGCAGCAATGCGGTGGCTGTGGGACGTCAGCGCAGCCAGGACGGCAAAGGCATGTTGCTGGCCAATCCGCACTTTCCCTGGTTCGGCGGACTGCGTTTCTACCAGATGCACCTGACCATCCCCGGTCAGTTGGACGTCATGGGCGCAGCCTTGCCCGGGCTGCCGGTGATCAATATCGGCTTCAATCGTCACCTGGCCTGGACTCATACGGTGGATACCTCCAGCCACTTCACCCTCTATCGCCTGCAACTCGATCCGCAGAATCCACTGCATTACCTGCTCGACGGGCAGTCCCGGCCGTTGCGCAAGAAAACCCTGAGCATTCAGGTGCGGGACGAGGCTGGGGCATTGTCGAGCCTGACACGCGATATTTATGAGTCCAGCCACGGGCCGCTGCTCAACTGGCCTGGAATGCTCGACTGGGACGGCAAGCAGGCCTATGCGCTGCGTGATGCCAATTTGGATAACACGCGGGTGCTGCAGCAGTGGTACGAGATCGATCAGGCCGCCGACGTGGCCGGGGTGCGCCGTGCTGTCGAGCGTCTGCAGGGTATCCCCTGGGTCAACACCCTGGCGGCGGACGAGCAGGGCGAGGCGTTGTACATGAACCAGTCGGTGGTGCCTTACCTGACGGGCGAGCAGTTGCAGGGTTGCGTAATAGCCGAATTGGCGGAGCGGGGTTTGCCTGCGTTACGGGGCGATGTGGCCGACTGCGAGTGGCGGGTCGACCCTCGTGCTGCCCAACCAGGCATCACGCCAGCCGAGGAGCTGCCGGTACTGGTGCGTGAGGACTACGTGCAGAACTCCAATGACAGTGCCTGGCTCACCAACCCGAGCGTACCCTTGCAAGGCTATTCGCCTCTGGTCAGTCGCGAGGGGCGGCCGCTGGGTTTGCGCGCCCGTTTTGCCCTTCAGCGCTTGCAGGGGCGTCAATCGCTGACGGCGGATGATCTGGTGCATATGGTCAAGGACAACCGGGTCTACCTGTTCGACCTGCTGCGCGACGACCTGGCCGCGCTGTGCGCGTCAGAGCGGGGCGAGGTGGTGGAGCAGGCCTGTGCGACGCTGGCGGGCTGGGATGGCGCAGCCAATGTCGACAGTGGAATAGGCATGCTGCTGTTCCAGCATTTCGCTGCTCGCTTCCTGGCTCTGGACGATGCCTGGCGGGTGCCGTTCGACCCGGCTGCGCCGCTGAGTACACCGCGCGGGTTCGATCCGAATGATCCGCGAATGCGCGATGCGCTGCGTGAGGCCGCTCGTGAAGTCGCGGCGTTGGGTGTCGATGAAGATCGTGGCTGGGGCGCTGTTCAGGTCAGCAGTCGTGGCCAAGAGCGCCTGGCCGTGCCGGGTGGTGATGGTGAGCTGGGTATTTACAACGCCATCCAGAGTCATCCGGTCGACGGGCATCTGGAGGTGGTGGGTGGCAGCAGTTATATGCAGATGGTGACCTTCACCGAGCAGGGGCCCATGGCCAGAGGGTTGCTGGCGTTTTCTCAGTCTGCAGACCCGGCATCTCCCCATCACGCCGATCAGACGCGCTTGTTCTCGAAGCAGGATTGGCTGCTGCTGCCGTACCGCGATGAGCAGATCGATGCTGATCTCAGGCAGCGCTTGCTGATCCAGGAGTAG